In Thermomonas carbonis, a single genomic region encodes these proteins:
- a CDS encoding phosphatidate cytidylyltransferase → MTKTRVLAALIMAPLAIGGVLFLPTPWLVVFAAVLFLLALWEWLRLADVEDTLARTILLACNLALMVALVWGSRSAHGGSFALFQLVIVIGVGWWVLALLWLKHYHFASDHDSHARAFKLLAGTLAVVPAWCALAVIHASEPDGHYWLLLALMLVWAADTGAYFTGRTFGGKWFGGRKLAPRISPNKTIEGLLGGIVLAMLVALAGASLIGVDTAHLPAVAGVAAVTVAFSVIGDLYESLLKRHVDIKDSGHLIPGHGGVLDRVDSVLAALPVFALGKVWFGF, encoded by the coding sequence TGCCCACGCCTTGGTTGGTCGTGTTCGCCGCGGTGCTGTTCCTGCTCGCCTTGTGGGAATGGCTGCGCCTGGCCGATGTCGAGGACACCCTGGCCCGGACCATCCTGCTGGCCTGCAATCTCGCCCTGATGGTCGCACTGGTGTGGGGTTCGCGTTCCGCCCATGGCGGCTCGTTCGCGTTGTTCCAGCTGGTGATCGTGATCGGCGTTGGCTGGTGGGTGCTGGCCCTGCTGTGGCTGAAGCACTACCACTTCGCCTCCGACCACGATTCGCATGCGCGGGCGTTCAAGTTGCTCGCCGGCACGCTGGCGGTGGTCCCGGCCTGGTGCGCGCTCGCGGTGATCCACGCCAGCGAACCGGATGGTCATTACTGGCTGCTGCTGGCCTTGATGCTGGTCTGGGCCGCCGACACCGGCGCCTACTTCACCGGCCGCACCTTCGGCGGCAAGTGGTTCGGCGGCCGCAAGCTGGCACCGCGGATCAGCCCGAACAAGACCATCGAGGGGCTGCTGGGCGGCATCGTGCTGGCGATGCTGGTCGCACTGGCGGGTGCATCGCTGATCGGCGTCGATACAGCACACCTACCGGCAGTGGCCGGGGTGGCAGCGGTCACGGTGGCGTTTTCGGTGATCGGCGACCTCTATGAGAGCCTGCTCAAGCGGCACGTCGACATCAAGGATTCCGGGCATCTCATTCCGGGCCACGGCGGCGTGCTGGATCGGGTCGACAGCGTGCTGGCTGCCTTGCCGGTGTTTGCCCTCGGCAAGGTCTGGTTCGGCTTCTGA